Proteins from a single region of Paraglaciecola sp. T6c:
- a CDS encoding AraC family transcriptional regulator, giving the protein MTELIKKVFELAPHEGDFNTSVPHLSLFRRDTPTTSPMPVIYQPSIYMVLLGSKAAYLGKERYQYDPMHYLVSCVPLPLEGQILQASEQRPYLAARISLETHMINELLMQMPDEPEAPVTAIDIQSNDGTSSRGIYVSKMNTDIQHTLSRLLDCAHSTTKAHVLGQLALKELIYHILNAEHGSLLRAFACQDRQQYHIANVLQFINRHYASSMDIATLASKANMSESSFYHHFKAATNTSPIQYIKMVRLHAAKRKMMFEQHNATSAAFEVGYTSASQFSREYRRLFSVPPAQDARTASKV; this is encoded by the coding sequence ATGACAGAGTTAATTAAAAAAGTATTTGAACTGGCGCCACATGAGGGAGACTTTAATACTAGCGTTCCACATTTAAGCCTATTTCGTAGAGACACGCCAACGACGAGCCCTATGCCTGTCATATACCAACCTAGTATATACATGGTGTTACTTGGCTCTAAAGCGGCCTACCTCGGTAAAGAACGTTATCAATACGATCCCATGCATTACTTAGTTAGTTGCGTGCCTTTGCCATTGGAGGGGCAAATATTACAAGCCAGCGAGCAACGTCCCTATCTCGCCGCACGCATTAGCCTTGAAACCCACATGATCAATGAGTTATTGATGCAGATGCCAGATGAACCAGAAGCCCCCGTCACAGCAATTGATATACAGAGTAACGACGGTACGTCATCTAGGGGAATTTATGTCAGTAAAATGAACACTGACATTCAACACACCTTATCTAGGTTACTAGATTGTGCTCACTCAACGACAAAAGCGCATGTACTAGGTCAACTCGCACTTAAAGAGTTAATTTACCACATACTGAACGCAGAACACGGCTCATTGCTGAGGGCATTTGCATGCCAAGACAGACAGCAATATCACATAGCAAATGTACTTCAATTTATTAATCGTCACTATGCCTCGAGCATGGATATTGCAACACTGGCCAGTAAAGCCAATATGAGTGAATCGTCGTTTTATCATCACTTCAAAGCAGCGACAAACACTTCACCCATTCAATACATCAAAATGGTGCGCTTACATGCTGCTAAACGCAAAATGATGTTTGAACAGCACAATGCCACCTCCGCTGCCTTTGAAGTTGGCTATACCAGCGCGTCTCAATTTAGTCGTGAATACCGTCGGCTTTTTTCAGTTCCTCCAGCACAAGACGCACGCACTGCTTCTAAGGTATGA
- a CDS encoding response regulator transcription factor, whose product MINVLLVEDDIDLASTVVDYLELESMQCDHASNGLMGLHLIERQSYQVIILDINMPKMDGITLCKRMRELGIDTPVLMLTARDTLDNKLEGFQAGSDDYLVKPFAMQELVARIQVLGRRRSGEVKRLSVGDLNFDLTQRIASFKQHPLKLSPTALKILEVLMRASPQTVTRQKIIQSVWGDDQPDSNSLKVHIYHLRKQLDAYEASITLDTVASVGFAIKKKA is encoded by the coding sequence ATGATTAATGTATTACTGGTTGAAGATGACATCGATTTAGCCAGCACAGTTGTCGACTACCTTGAACTTGAGTCTATGCAATGTGACCATGCCAGCAATGGGCTCATGGGTTTACATTTGATTGAACGCCAATCATATCAAGTCATCATCTTGGATATCAATATGCCCAAGATGGATGGTATTACCTTGTGTAAACGCATGCGCGAATTAGGTATTGATACTCCCGTACTCATGCTAACCGCTAGGGATACGCTGGATAATAAATTAGAAGGGTTTCAAGCTGGTAGCGATGATTATTTGGTTAAACCTTTTGCTATGCAGGAGCTGGTAGCTCGCATTCAAGTGCTTGGGCGTAGGCGTAGCGGTGAAGTAAAGCGCTTATCGGTGGGCGACCTTAATTTTGATTTAACCCAGCGTATTGCTTCATTCAAGCAACACCCTCTCAAACTCTCCCCCACTGCGCTTAAAATTCTCGAGGTCCTCATGCGCGCCAGCCCGCAAACCGTTACTCGGCAAAAGATTATTCAGAGCGTTTGGGGTGACGATCAGCCAGACAGCAATAGCCTAAAAGTCCACATTTACCACTTGCGTAAACAGCTCGATGCTTATGAAGCATCGATTACGTTAGATACTGTTGCCAGTGTCGGCTTTGCAATAAAAAAGAAAGCATAA
- a CDS encoding mechanosensitive ion channel domain-containing protein, with protein sequence MRTSTFSLLFRFIFLLSFITSAFSYADDELIPSIEEIQQRLKTASDAAQISEQQKVEIETSYQQAIENIRATQQFEQQSEKYKQAIKDAPKTLTNIKQAHVNFTPPTLPNKPLSLQTLVTLSTDTEGEVTSGRAKVSELKAALDDERRLLLRQIISDTQIAIDTTNANLGADESANPSQLATSVAQATQRKMLQAKIDSLKQRLAYRPDHLAILDAEISFEQKKLSAHLELLDALTRLQNQLDEKENASMLAQLEATTASLISAPSTLQDIAKQNEALAKKATSLTEQQDATSQKLNEIQTQINELNNKFSSLNRLLELEVYESSAIFGNALRQEWELASRFVNGDEWIKKTEGSLVENRVAMFSINQRRAPFDTLEINALMNQIGQDNARWKDEVKSLVDQRRELISQLSSIYTQHVDVLSVLLDKLRYLNERTETYSDLLESNLFWIPSATPFDLGTIAAAGTSASWLFRAEHWQNVSQAINANLQHNQIGVVSIFVALILTLLFRKRIKQRLTQIAPLVGKVQTDAFQYTLLGLAITFGLSLPPALLLFAAALLCDAQSGFANSLSNAFFVGGLVMLYLEFMLQIVRKNGLGEIHFKWSESNLALLRKNNRLLIIVFIPVVIIMTLLNNQASVEIREDLGQFALIILSFSLAIAGTRVTRNAYQRYRISQHSAKRFSYFLYSLLILVPVFLIILSAIGYQYSAQRILALLLESAWLCTLALLCYYTAERAVSVNARRIALEKIRSKRAASIVANAQQEAAEQSGEGVPEIIDTQELDRHTITAQTKAVIRLIIWLMLLAALSMVWQDISPIAYSLDDIVMWEISSDDPNSPAQRITLWSCLLSLAILVISFVGVRNLPGLLEMTILGRLNLSPGTSYAITTMLKYSIVIIGIIVSVNILGAQWSKLQWLIAALGVGLGFGLQEIVANFVSGIVILFERPIRLGDTITIAGHSGTVTRIRIRATTVSDWDRKELIIPNKTFITQDFINWTLSDPVTRIVIPVGVAYGSDTDKVVSLLLQVATDSHNVFDDPAPAALFLAFGASSLDFELRVFARAVVDRAMVTHELHMHIEKAFKQAGIEIAYPQQDVHLNVSDAIDVNVHSDKPAMP encoded by the coding sequence ATGCGTACGTCAACGTTTTCCCTTTTGTTTCGCTTTATTTTCCTGTTGTCCTTTATCACAAGCGCATTTAGTTATGCAGACGATGAGTTAATACCCAGCATTGAAGAAATTCAACAACGTTTAAAAACTGCCTCAGATGCAGCACAGATTTCTGAACAACAAAAAGTCGAAATTGAAACCTCGTACCAGCAAGCGATTGAAAACATCCGTGCAACACAACAATTTGAACAGCAAAGCGAAAAGTACAAGCAAGCCATTAAAGATGCGCCAAAAACACTAACAAACATTAAGCAAGCCCACGTTAACTTTACTCCGCCCACATTACCCAATAAGCCTCTTTCACTTCAAACCCTGGTTACTTTGTCAACAGATACCGAGGGTGAGGTCACCAGTGGTCGAGCAAAGGTGTCGGAATTAAAAGCGGCACTAGACGATGAGCGGCGTTTACTGTTGCGCCAAATCATCAGTGATACACAAATTGCAATCGATACTACCAATGCTAATTTAGGGGCCGATGAAAGTGCTAATCCTAGCCAATTGGCGACAAGCGTAGCACAAGCCACCCAGCGTAAAATGCTGCAAGCCAAGATCGATTCACTGAAGCAGCGCCTCGCTTATCGTCCGGATCACCTCGCCATTCTTGACGCAGAAATCTCGTTTGAACAAAAAAAACTGAGCGCTCACCTTGAGTTACTTGACGCATTGACCAGATTACAAAATCAATTGGATGAAAAAGAAAATGCCTCTATGTTGGCTCAGCTTGAAGCAACTACGGCCTCTTTAATCAGCGCGCCAAGCACACTACAGGACATAGCCAAGCAAAATGAAGCATTAGCGAAAAAAGCCACATCATTAACGGAACAACAAGACGCCACGAGTCAAAAGCTTAACGAGATCCAAACGCAAATAAATGAACTGAATAACAAATTTTCCTCCTTAAACAGACTCCTTGAGCTTGAGGTGTACGAATCCTCAGCAATATTTGGTAATGCGCTGCGACAAGAATGGGAATTAGCTTCACGCTTCGTTAATGGTGACGAGTGGATCAAGAAAACGGAGGGCTCATTGGTGGAGAATCGCGTTGCCATGTTCAGCATTAATCAACGCCGGGCACCCTTTGATACCTTGGAAATTAACGCGTTAATGAATCAAATCGGACAAGATAATGCCCGCTGGAAAGACGAGGTTAAAAGCTTAGTTGACCAGCGCAGAGAGTTAATATCTCAGCTAAGTTCAATTTATACCCAACACGTTGATGTGTTATCCGTGTTGCTCGATAAATTGCGCTATTTAAACGAACGCACCGAAACCTATAGCGACTTACTTGAAAGCAACTTATTTTGGATACCTAGCGCCACTCCGTTTGATTTAGGAACGATTGCGGCTGCGGGCACGTCTGCCAGTTGGCTCTTTCGTGCTGAGCACTGGCAAAATGTTTCTCAGGCAATCAATGCAAACTTACAACACAATCAAATCGGCGTAGTAAGTATATTCGTCGCCTTGATTCTTACCCTCTTGTTCAGAAAGCGGATTAAACAACGTCTCACACAAATAGCCCCATTAGTTGGTAAGGTACAAACTGATGCCTTTCAATATACCCTACTGGGGTTAGCCATTACCTTTGGGTTATCTTTGCCGCCTGCGCTATTACTCTTCGCAGCCGCATTACTTTGCGATGCACAATCAGGCTTCGCCAATAGCCTGAGTAATGCTTTTTTTGTCGGTGGGTTAGTGATGCTCTACTTGGAATTTATGCTGCAAATTGTGCGTAAAAATGGACTGGGGGAAATCCACTTCAAGTGGAGTGAATCGAATCTGGCTTTGCTACGCAAGAATAATCGTTTACTGATTATTGTCTTTATCCCTGTCGTCATCATTATGACCCTGTTGAACAATCAAGCCAGCGTGGAGATCCGGGAAGACTTAGGGCAATTTGCGTTGATTATATTGAGCTTTTCTTTAGCTATTGCGGGCACCAGGGTTACGCGTAACGCCTACCAGCGTTACCGCATCTCACAGCACAGCGCTAAGCGTTTTTCCTACTTTTTGTATTCGTTGTTAATACTAGTCCCCGTATTCTTGATCATACTGTCGGCCATTGGCTATCAATACAGCGCTCAGCGCATCCTCGCTTTACTACTCGAATCTGCATGGTTGTGTACCCTCGCGCTGCTATGCTACTACACTGCAGAGCGCGCCGTTTCGGTTAATGCACGACGTATCGCACTTGAAAAAATACGCAGTAAACGGGCAGCCTCGATTGTCGCTAATGCGCAACAAGAAGCCGCTGAACAATCCGGTGAAGGCGTACCCGAAATCATCGATACCCAAGAACTCGACAGACATACAATAACCGCTCAAACCAAAGCCGTTATCCGCCTAATTATTTGGTTGATGCTGCTTGCCGCTTTATCTATGGTCTGGCAAGACATATCACCCATCGCCTATTCGTTAGACGATATCGTCATGTGGGAAATTAGCAGCGACGACCCAAATTCCCCAGCACAACGCATCACGCTATGGAGCTGCTTGTTAAGCTTGGCCATACTTGTTATCAGTTTTGTCGGTGTTCGAAACTTACCAGGTTTATTAGAAATGACTATCTTGGGGAGGTTAAATTTGTCCCCCGGCACGAGCTACGCTATTACCACTATGCTCAAATACAGCATAGTGATCATCGGGATTATTGTATCGGTGAATATACTTGGAGCCCAGTGGTCTAAACTACAATGGCTTATTGCTGCGCTGGGCGTGGGTTTGGGCTTTGGTTTGCAAGAAATTGTGGCTAATTTCGTATCCGGTATTGTTATCTTGTTTGAGCGCCCTATACGCTTAGGCGATACCATCACTATTGCCGGTCACAGCGGCACCGTAACGCGGATCCGTATTCGTGCGACCACCGTCAGTGACTGGGACAGAAAAGAGCTTATCATCCCTAATAAAACCTTTATTACCCAAGATTTTATTAACTGGACATTATCAGACCCTGTCACCCGTATCGTAATACCTGTGGGTGTTGCCTATGGCAGTGACACTGATAAAGTCGTGTCGTTACTCCTTCAAGTTGCAACTGATAGTCATAATGTATTTGACGATCCCGCTCCCGCCGCTTTGTTTTTAGCATTCGGGGCGAGCAGCCTAGATTTTGAGTTGCGTGTTTTTGCCCGTGCCGTTGTCGACAGAGCCATGGTGACCCATGAGTTACACATGCACATTGAAAAAGCATTTAAACAGGCGGGTATTGAGATTGCGTATCCCCAACAAGATGTCCATTTAAACGTGTCAGATGCCATCGACGTGAATGTGCATTCTGACAAACCCGCTATGCCCTAG
- a CDS encoding MarR family winged helix-turn-helix transcriptional regulator, which produces MHSHFIEHIFAISERYRITIRAAIDANELGIGAMHVRSLTVIAETPDCTANHIVTTLSRDKAQVARLVKELLAAGLIEKNAHPEDKRSQILTLSSAGKTLMTQLKASKKTIQSQMTQGLSPQEIDLFDTIAHKIADNLVREDTL; this is translated from the coding sequence ATGCATTCGCACTTTATAGAGCATATCTTTGCTATTTCAGAACGTTACCGAATCACGATCAGGGCAGCCATAGATGCGAACGAGTTGGGCATAGGTGCGATGCACGTAAGAAGCTTGACGGTAATAGCAGAAACACCAGACTGTACTGCAAATCATATCGTAACCACACTGAGCCGCGACAAAGCACAAGTCGCTCGGCTGGTAAAAGAGTTACTCGCAGCTGGATTGATAGAAAAAAACGCCCATCCTGAAGATAAGCGCAGCCAAATTTTAACGTTGAGTAGCGCTGGTAAAACATTGATGACACAACTCAAAGCTTCGAAAAAAACAATACAGTCACAAATGACCCAGGGGTTAAGTCCTCAAGAAATTGACCTTTTTGACACTATTGCCCATAAAATAGCCGACAATTTAGTACGTGAAGATACACTCTAG
- a CDS encoding sensor histidine kinase gives MKNAMKIRPSLKLYFFITMVLLGSVMTIGLSMLTVNYFIDGLDRGLNGVMRELVMTTDVEDGQPANFADFQIASRWQDTPAIIQQRFDSPPIEENELLKSKDQKSFFSLPNNLYFIAMIRNQAGEPRYISKIMLDKFKPQHKAKPLLSRFYWIIITAVLVITMFACLLIILMRKVAKPVESLRDWAKALNHENVQLPPPDFTYNELNTLAIIIQSSLNSVNESLAREKTFLSYASHELRTPISVIRSNVDLLRRLCGQTQMTEKQQITLARIERAGLTMSDLTDTLLWLSHNDEQPVPMERVQLDEKVQQLSSELVYLLNSKEVDVNVQVDKFAFDTAQTACHIVLSNLIRNAYQHTQQGTVDVIQKGSSVIIINTAAQDENTENIPNLGKSTNSLGYGLGLQLSEKIIHRHGWQYEVTDQPGCYQVKVDFQAAK, from the coding sequence ATGAAAAACGCGATGAAGATCCGCCCCAGCTTAAAACTGTATTTTTTTATCACTATGGTGTTACTCGGGTCCGTCATGACAATCGGTCTATCGATGCTTACCGTCAATTATTTTATCGATGGGTTGGACCGCGGATTAAATGGCGTTATGCGCGAATTGGTTATGACCACAGATGTAGAGGATGGCCAACCTGCGAATTTCGCAGACTTTCAGATTGCGAGTCGTTGGCAGGATACTCCCGCTATAATTCAGCAGCGTTTTGATTCCCCCCCCATAGAGGAAAACGAACTATTAAAATCGAAAGACCAAAAATCGTTCTTTTCCTTACCCAATAATCTGTATTTTATCGCTATGATCCGCAATCAAGCTGGCGAACCGCGCTACATTTCTAAAATTATGTTGGATAAATTTAAACCTCAGCATAAAGCTAAGCCATTACTGTCAAGGTTTTACTGGATCATTATCACAGCAGTCTTAGTCATTACTATGTTTGCATGCTTGCTCATAATTCTGATGCGCAAAGTGGCTAAACCCGTGGAGTCACTTAGAGATTGGGCAAAAGCACTAAACCATGAAAACGTGCAGCTTCCCCCGCCCGATTTTACTTATAACGAACTTAACACCCTCGCCATTATCATCCAAAGTAGCCTTAATTCAGTCAATGAAAGTTTAGCCAGGGAGAAGACTTTTTTAAGTTACGCCAGTCATGAATTGCGCACGCCCATTTCTGTTATTCGCAGTAACGTTGATTTATTGCGGCGACTATGTGGCCAGACCCAAATGACGGAGAAACAACAGATAACCTTGGCACGTATCGAGCGTGCAGGCCTGACCATGAGTGACTTAACCGATACCCTGTTATGGTTGAGCCACAATGATGAACAACCCGTGCCAATGGAGCGGGTGCAACTCGACGAAAAAGTGCAGCAGTTGTCATCTGAGTTGGTATATCTGTTAAATAGCAAGGAAGTAGATGTAAACGTTCAAGTGGATAAATTTGCGTTTGATACCGCCCAGACGGCCTGTCACATAGTGTTGAGCAATCTAATTCGAAACGCTTACCAGCACACGCAGCAAGGTACTGTTGATGTAATTCAAAAAGGAAGTAGCGTCATTATTATCAATACCGCTGCACAAGACGAGAACACGGAAAACATACCGAATCTAGGAAAATCGACTAATTCTCTGGGTTATGGGCTGGGTTTACAATTAAGCGAAAAAATCATCCATAGACACGGTTGGCAATATGAGGTGACTGATCAACCAGGTTGTTACCAGGTCAAAGTCGATTTTCAAGCTGCCAAGTAG
- a CDS encoding bifunctional diguanylate cyclase/phosphodiesterase, with amino-acid sequence MKAAPRPSNDKQRVSALHELNILDTVAEERFDRITRLAAHSFGCQFASISFIDEERQWYKSVVNFPATDLDRNISFCAHTITQDKALVVKDAHLSACFKDHPYVVSDPFLRFYAGIKITMDGYHVGSLCVFDTQPKSFTCSDELILQDLANMVESELQKEQLTHAAQTLRQYQNKLNETQKLTRVRNTILEKIVHSVSLTSVLHEIVKAVELEYLNQKCSILLLKDKKLLCGAAPSLPSFYNDAINGLDIGIGQGSCGTTAFTGVRTVVEDISSHPYWSAWTELAEKAELGACWSEPVKASDGTVLGTFAIYHAYPAAPSTEELQRIEQFAYITSIAIERQNNSDLIWHQANFDELTQLPNRNIMGEHLKQALNVAKRNQTQVAVLFLDLDNFKDINDTLGHSVGDDLLVDCAQRIKDCIRHKDIVARLGGDEFVVIINDIVDFSGLEKTAQKILKGLSRPYHLQSEIVHTSASIGITIYPDDADDVSSLLKNADQAMYGAKAIGKNNYHYYTKNMRDAAVKRMALITDLRHAIDNDEFFIVYQPIINLLDQSITKAEALIRWRHPIRGLVGPDDFIPVAEETGLIIDISDWVFEQVCRDVCQWRQALCPTLQISINTSPVHYTDPEHCITLWLEKMLINRTPPQAVLLEITESLLMDANKSISTKLFQFRQAGVDIALDDFGTGYSSISYLKRYPTDFLKIDKSFVHSMTEVSNDKVLCEAIIVMAKKLGIKVVAEGIETQEQYHILQKMGCDYGQGYLFAKPLEHHAFNALLQQHKAT; translated from the coding sequence TTGAAAGCCGCGCCGAGACCTTCAAACGATAAACAACGCGTTAGCGCTTTACATGAGCTAAACATATTGGACACAGTAGCCGAGGAGCGCTTTGACCGCATCACCCGTTTAGCTGCTCATTCTTTTGGTTGTCAGTTCGCGTCAATTTCATTTATTGATGAAGAACGTCAATGGTATAAATCTGTGGTTAATTTTCCAGCCACTGACTTAGATCGAAATATCTCCTTTTGCGCGCATACCATTACTCAGGATAAAGCACTGGTCGTCAAAGACGCTCACCTTAGTGCATGTTTTAAAGACCACCCATACGTCGTCAGTGACCCATTCTTACGCTTTTATGCAGGAATAAAAATCACTATGGATGGTTATCACGTGGGCTCTTTATGTGTCTTTGATACACAGCCCAAGTCATTTACTTGCTCCGATGAATTGATACTACAAGATTTAGCCAATATGGTTGAAAGTGAGCTGCAGAAAGAACAACTGACTCATGCAGCACAAACGTTACGGCAATATCAGAACAAATTAAACGAAACCCAAAAGCTCACTCGCGTTAGAAACACCATTCTAGAAAAAATTGTTCACTCTGTATCCCTTACATCCGTGCTACATGAGATCGTCAAAGCGGTAGAGCTTGAATATCTGAACCAAAAATGCAGTATTTTGTTGCTCAAAGATAAAAAGTTGTTATGTGGGGCCGCACCTTCTTTGCCCAGTTTTTATAATGACGCGATCAATGGTTTAGATATTGGCATAGGACAAGGCTCGTGTGGAACAACCGCCTTTACTGGGGTGCGCACCGTGGTCGAAGATATCAGTAGCCATCCTTACTGGTCTGCATGGACAGAACTCGCTGAAAAAGCTGAACTGGGCGCCTGTTGGTCTGAGCCGGTCAAAGCATCTGACGGCACCGTATTGGGCACTTTCGCCATATATCACGCTTATCCAGCCGCGCCCAGCACGGAAGAATTACAACGAATTGAACAATTTGCTTACATTACAAGCATCGCAATAGAACGCCAGAACAACAGCGATTTGATATGGCACCAAGCCAATTTTGATGAGCTAACGCAGCTACCTAATCGCAATATTATGGGGGAGCATTTAAAACAAGCCCTAAATGTGGCGAAGCGCAACCAAACTCAAGTTGCTGTGTTGTTCTTAGATCTCGACAATTTTAAAGACATCAATGATACGCTTGGTCATAGCGTAGGAGATGACCTGCTCGTTGATTGCGCCCAGCGCATCAAAGACTGTATTCGTCATAAGGATATAGTAGCTAGGTTAGGTGGCGATGAATTTGTTGTCATCATAAATGATATTGTAGATTTCAGTGGCCTTGAAAAAACCGCGCAAAAAATACTCAAAGGCCTATCTAGGCCTTATCATTTACAGAGTGAAATTGTGCATACTAGTGCGAGCATAGGCATCACTATTTATCCTGACGACGCTGATGATGTGTCTAGCTTATTAAAAAATGCTGATCAAGCAATGTATGGTGCGAAAGCAATAGGTAAAAACAACTATCACTATTACACCAAAAACATGCGAGACGCCGCAGTGAAACGAATGGCGCTAATAACAGATTTGCGACATGCTATTGATAACGATGAATTTTTCATTGTTTATCAGCCCATCATCAATTTACTGGATCAAAGCATCACTAAAGCAGAAGCGCTAATAAGATGGCGACATCCTATTCGCGGACTTGTGGGGCCTGATGACTTTATTCCCGTTGCTGAAGAAACGGGCCTAATCATAGATATCAGTGATTGGGTGTTTGAACAGGTATGTCGAGATGTATGTCAATGGCGCCAAGCACTGTGCCCAACTTTGCAAATCAGTATTAATACTTCCCCCGTACATTACACTGACCCCGAGCATTGTATTACCCTGTGGCTAGAAAAAATGTTGATAAATCGCACCCCACCACAAGCCGTGCTCTTGGAAATCACCGAAAGCCTGCTGATGGACGCGAACAAAAGTATTTCCACTAAATTGTTTCAATTCAGGCAAGCCGGAGTTGATATCGCATTAGATGATTTTGGCACAGGCTATTCGTCAATTTCTTACTTAAAACGATACCCCACCGACTTTCTTAAAATAGATAAATCGTTTGTTCATTCCATGACAGAGGTCAGTAACGACAAAGTGCTGTGTGAAGCCATTATCGTTATGGCCAAGAAATTAGGCATAAAGGTCGTTGCTGAAGGCATAGAAACGCAGGAGCAATATCATATTTTGCAGAAAATGGGGTGTGATTATGGCCAAGGGTATTTATTCGCTAAACCCCTTGAGCACCACGCTTTTAATGCGTTATTGCAGCAGCATAAAGCAACCTAA
- a CDS encoding aldo/keto reductase — MHKRQLGQQGLTVSSIGLGCMGMSDFYGTHDRERSFATLEQAVNSGVTFWDTSDIYGPKTNEQLIGTFFKQHKGARSKITLATKFGIMRDDAGGFLGFNGHPDYVKQACEASLKRLGTDCIDLYYQHRMDPNVPIEDTVGAMSDLVTQGKVRFLGLSEAGSDTLKRAHAVHPISALQSEYSLWSRDIETNILPTCDELGIGLVAYSPLGRGFLTGAITSRDDLEAGDWRLTNPRFSEQNFANNLALVDAIHHIAQSLNCTPAQLALAWIAEQSPHYVSIPGTRAPSRVVENASAAELIISQQQWVDINLKIERCQVFGKRYTDEAMAALGQ, encoded by the coding sequence ATGCACAAGCGGCAATTAGGTCAACAAGGGTTAACGGTGTCCAGTATCGGTTTAGGGTGTATGGGAATGTCAGATTTTTACGGCACCCATGATCGCGAGCGTTCATTTGCAACTTTAGAGCAAGCCGTCAACAGTGGAGTCACTTTCTGGGATACATCCGATATTTACGGCCCAAAAACTAATGAGCAACTTATTGGAACGTTCTTTAAACAGCACAAAGGCGCGCGAAGCAAGATCACATTAGCCACTAAGTTTGGCATTATGCGCGATGATGCGGGCGGTTTTCTAGGATTTAATGGCCATCCTGACTATGTGAAACAGGCTTGTGAAGCAAGCTTAAAACGATTGGGTACAGATTGTATTGATTTGTACTACCAGCACCGTATGGATCCTAACGTCCCGATCGAAGATACCGTCGGTGCGATGTCTGATTTGGTTACTCAAGGAAAAGTGAGGTTTCTGGGGTTATCCGAGGCGGGCAGTGATACGCTAAAGCGTGCTCATGCTGTGCATCCTATCAGCGCATTGCAGAGCGAATATTCATTATGGAGCCGAGACATTGAAACGAATATCTTACCAACTTGTGATGAGCTTGGAATAGGATTAGTCGCATACAGCCCGTTAGGCCGCGGTTTTCTAACTGGAGCCATCACGTCACGTGATGACTTGGAGGCGGGTGACTGGCGCCTAACGAATCCGCGTTTTTCAGAACAAAACTTCGCCAATAATTTGGCTCTTGTGGATGCGATACATCATATTGCACAATCGTTAAATTGTACGCCGGCGCAATTAGCCTTAGCGTGGATAGCTGAGCAAAGCCCACATTATGTGTCTATACCTGGTACTCGAGCCCCCTCAAGAGTTGTTGAAAACGCTTCAGCCGCAGAATTAATCATTAGCCAGCAACAATGGGTAGACATCAATCTTAAAATTGAACGCTGCCAAGTATTTGGAAAGCGATATACAGACGAAGCAATGGCAGCGCTGGGGCAATAG